A genome region from Macadamia integrifolia cultivar HAES 741 unplaced genomic scaffold, SCU_Mint_v3 scaffold_216A, whole genome shotgun sequence includes the following:
- the LOC122071392 gene encoding probable receptor-like protein kinase At2g42960 — protein sequence MSPESSLNTQLSKKYLGLQLWVWICIAVGAFILLVLFVLSIWVTSRRKSRTLDWFSLSQIPSVSKEIKVDRVGGQNFHDQGLVLTVHDKSSDKDSEKMLVHLGRSKSSEGDNISQCSSVYQLEKGCSSQSWEESHKQPSYGIASASPLVGLPEFSHLGWGHWFTLRDLEFATNRFATENVLGEGGYGIVYKGRLMNGTEVAVKKLLNNLGQAEKEFRVEVEAIGHVRHKNLVRLLGYCIEGVHRMLVYEYVNNGNLEQWLHGAMRQQGSLSWEDRMKVILGTAKALAYLHEAIEPKVVHRDIKSSNILIDEEFNAKVSDFGLAKLLGSGKSHITTRVMGTFGYVAPEYANTGLLNEKSDVYSFGVLLLEAVTGRDPVDYGRPSIEVNLVEWLKMMVGNRRAEEVVDPNLEVKPSTRALKRALLVALRCVDPDSEKRPKMGQVVRMLEADEFPSREDRRNRRSRTISMEIESMRENSGSTDMDSKVGATESDTSKRSHGQD from the exons ATGTCACCCGAAAGCTCTCTGAATACTCAATTGTCGAAGAAGTATTTGGGTCTGCAACTATGGGTTTGGATTTGTATTGCAGTTGGTGCATTTATCTTATTGGTTCTGTTTGTTCTATCTATATGGGTTACGTCTCGGAGGAAATCAAGGACCCTAGACtggttttctctttctcaaatTCCCAGTGTCTCTAAggaaatcaaagttgacagGGTTGGAGGTCAGAATTTCCATGATCAAGGTCTTGTCCTTACAGTCCATGATAAGTCAAGTGACAAAGATTCAGAGAAGATGTTAGTTCATTTGGGTAGGAGCAAATCTAGCGAGGGAGATAACATCAGCCAGTGTAGCTCAGTTTATCAGCTTGAGAAAGGTTGTAGCTCACAGTCATGGGAAGAATCCCACAAGCAGCCTTCATATGGAATTGCATCGGCTTCTCCTTTAGTTGGTCTGCCTGAATTCTCGCATCTTGGTTGGGGTCACTGGTTTACTCTTAGGGATCTTGAATTTGCAACAAATCGCTTTGCAACGGAGAATGTTCTTGGGGAGGGTGGATATGGTATTGTTTACAAGGGCCGGTTGATGAATGGAACTGAGGTTGCAGTGAAGAAACTCCTTAACAATCT GGGTCAGGCAGAGAAGGAATTCAGGGTTGAAGTGGAAGCTATTGGCCATGTTCGACATAAGAATCTTGTGCGTCTTCTGGGATACTGTATAGAGGGAGTTCACAG AATGCTTGTGTATGAGTATGTGAACAATGGCAACTTAGAGCAGTGGCTTCATGGAGCTATGCGTCAACAGGGTTCCCTTAGTTGGGAAGATCGCATGAAGGTTATCCTTGGGACTGCTAAGGC GCTTGCGTATCTGCATGAAGCAATAGAACCAAAAGTCGTTCATCGAGACATAAAATCAAGCAATATCTTGATTGATGAGGAATTCAATGCCAAGGTTTCTGACTTTGGATTGGCCAAACTTTTAGGTTCAGGAAAAAGTCACATCACTACCAGAGTAATGGGGACATTTGG GTATGTGGCACCTGAATATGCAAATACTGGCTTGTTAAATGAAAAGAGTGATGTCTACAGTTTTGGTGTCCTGCTGCTAGAAGCAGTTACTGGTAGGGATCCTGTGGACTATGGTCGGCCTTCAATTGAG GTCAATCTTGTTGAGTGGCTCAAGATGATGGTGGGAAATAGGAGAGCAGAGGAAGTTGTTGACCCAAACCTTGAAGTTAAACCCTCAACTCGGGCTCTAAAACGTGCCCTTCTGGTTGCACTGAGATGTGTTGATCCTGATTCAGAGAAAAGACCCAAAATGGGTCAGGTTGTTCGAATGCTTGAAGCTGATGAATTTCCATCTCGTGAG GATCGGAGAAACAGGAGGAGCCGAACAATTAGCATGGAAATTGAATCCATGAGGGAGAATTCTGGATCAACTGACATGGATAGCAAGGTAGGGGCAACAGAGAGTGATACATCCAAGAGATCTCATGGTCAGGACTGA